From a region of the Prevotella melaninogenica genome:
- a CDS encoding zinc ribbon domain-containing protein, translated as MAKKDPKELPVEEKLKALFQLQTTLSGIDEKRALRGELPLEVRDLEDELEGLHIRIEKIEQDIKDYQNAITQKKGNIVDAQASLERYNKQLDSVANNREYDTLTKEIEFQTLEIELCNKKIKEAQIKVEEKRKDLEANRALLEDRQHALEEKRNELDEIMQETREEEGLLKEKAAELETKIEPGLLRSFKRIRRGARNGLGIVYVQRDACGGCFNKIPPQRQLDVKMHKKIIVCEYCGRILIDPELAGVKVDKTEEKPKKRRATRKKKEEEGE; from the coding sequence ATGGCAAAGAAAGATCCAAAAGAGTTACCAGTAGAGGAGAAGTTGAAAGCCCTTTTCCAGTTACAGACAACCCTGTCAGGAATCGACGAGAAACGTGCATTGCGTGGTGAGTTACCACTTGAGGTACGCGACTTGGAAGATGAGTTGGAAGGTCTGCACATTCGTATTGAGAAGATTGAGCAGGACATTAAGGATTATCAGAATGCTATTACCCAGAAGAAGGGTAACATCGTTGACGCCCAAGCAAGTTTGGAGCGTTACAACAAGCAGCTGGACTCTGTTGCAAACAACCGTGAGTACGACACATTGACAAAGGAAATCGAGTTCCAGACACTTGAGATTGAGCTTTGTAACAAGAAGATTAAAGAGGCTCAGATTAAGGTTGAAGAGAAGCGTAAGGACTTGGAAGCCAACCGTGCATTGCTCGAAGACCGTCAGCACGCTTTAGAGGAGAAGCGCAACGAGCTCGATGAGATTATGCAGGAGACACGCGAGGAGGAAGGTCTGCTGAAAGAGAAAGCTGCAGAGCTGGAGACTAAGATTGAGCCGGGATTGCTTCGTAGCTTCAAGCGTATTCGTCGTGGTGCCCGCAATGGTTTGGGTATTGTTTACGTACAGCGCGATGCTTGTGGTGGTTGCTTCAATAAGATTCCACCTCAGCGCCAGTTGGATGTAAAGATGCACAAGAAGATTATCGTTTGTGAGTACTGTGGTCGTATTCTTATCGACCCAGAGTTGGCTGGTGTAAAGGTTGACAAGACTGAGGAGAAGCCAAAGAAGCGTAGAGCTACTCGCAAGAAGAAGGAAGAGGAGGGAGAGTAA
- a CDS encoding Nif3-like dinuclear metal center hexameric protein: protein MRSVKIKEVIDALERFAPLPLQESYDNAGLQVGLTEAEVSGALLCLDVTEKVVDEAIRRGCNLIVAHHPLIFRKLAQVTDVNYVQRTVIKAIKNDIVIAAMHTNLDSAVGGVNYKIAEKLGLKNLRFFGRSKQVVNPQTGESVTGGDGVIGEFEEPLAADDLILLLKKKFDAECVQTNELLRREIRTIALSGGSGSFLLQDAIAAGADAFMTGEMSYHEFFGHEQEIQICVIGHYQSEQFTTEVLRDIIEKECPDVKCYLSEINTNPIGYF, encoded by the coding sequence ATGCGTAGCGTGAAAATAAAGGAAGTAATTGATGCCCTTGAACGATTCGCGCCTTTGCCCTTGCAGGAAAGCTATGATAATGCTGGCCTACAAGTTGGATTGACAGAGGCGGAAGTATCAGGGGCTTTATTGTGTCTTGACGTGACTGAGAAGGTGGTTGACGAAGCTATTCGTCGGGGGTGTAACTTGATTGTTGCGCACCATCCACTCATCTTCCGTAAATTAGCACAAGTGACAGACGTCAACTACGTGCAGCGCACAGTGATAAAGGCTATTAAGAACGACATCGTCATCGCTGCTATGCACACAAACTTAGACTCAGCTGTGGGCGGTGTCAACTACAAGATAGCAGAGAAGTTAGGACTTAAGAACCTACGTTTCTTTGGTCGAAGCAAGCAAGTGGTAAATCCACAGACTGGCGAATCCGTAACAGGTGGCGATGGTGTCATCGGTGAGTTTGAGGAACCTTTGGCAGCAGACGATTTGATACTGTTATTGAAAAAGAAGTTTGATGCAGAGTGTGTCCAAACCAATGAATTACTTCGTCGTGAGATTCGAACTATTGCTCTCAGTGGAGGTTCGGGGTCATTCCTCTTGCAAGATGCTATTGCAGCAGGCGCAGATGCCTTCATGACAGGAGAGATGAGCTATCATGAGTTCTTTGGTCATGAGCAAGAGATACAGATATGTGTTATCGGACATTATCAGAGTGAACAGTTCACTACTGAGGTTCTTCGTGACATTATCGAAAAGGAATGCCCTGACGTAAAGTGCTACTTGTCTGAGATAAATACAAACCCTATCGGGTATTTTTAG
- a CDS encoding DUF4595 domain-containing protein, with the protein MKRIYLLLITLIVFGQTISAQNDRKLLKMTDGKSYFEFKYDEKGRIIESVEYIADDHLKRSSKYAYSNDKVVQTFYENENIKNKDIRTTVLQNNRVVSEKINLIPYEGEPEYWADYNYTYNTAGELTKIVITNNERTGTEYKLTWTDGDITLVEHFRDNKKVGQVAYEYNKSITNKYISLIVNPITSIADYEGISPYGQLLAGYFGKVFQHPVATVRYTEIDKDYFGWTSDDDFTITYNQNASGIVENIKQSGGEGVTATLIWEKDNPTGISVYKQQKEGTKTIYDLSGKRLENLQHGVNIIKETNGKTHKVIVR; encoded by the coding sequence ATGAAGAGAATCTACTTATTACTTATTACCCTCATTGTGTTTGGTCAGACCATCAGTGCACAGAACGACAGAAAGTTATTAAAGATGACCGACGGCAAATCTTACTTTGAATTTAAGTATGATGAAAAAGGAAGAATCATAGAGTCTGTTGAATATATTGCTGACGACCACTTAAAACGTAGTAGCAAGTATGCTTATAGTAATGACAAGGTCGTTCAAACATTCTATGAGAATGAAAATATCAAAAATAAAGATATCCGAACAACTGTTCTCCAGAATAATAGAGTTGTTTCAGAAAAGATAAACTTAATTCCGTATGAAGGAGAGCCTGAATATTGGGCAGACTATAACTACACATATAATACAGCTGGGGAACTGACAAAGATTGTAATAACAAACAATGAACGTACCGGAACAGAGTATAAATTGACATGGACAGACGGAGATATTACACTCGTAGAGCATTTTCGGGATAACAAAAAAGTAGGACAGGTAGCTTATGAATACAACAAAAGCATTACCAACAAATATATCTCTCTAATTGTTAATCCAATTACCTCAATTGCCGATTATGAAGGCATCTCACCATACGGACAACTTTTAGCAGGATACTTTGGTAAAGTATTCCAGCATCCAGTGGCTACTGTGCGCTATACGGAGATAGATAAAGACTATTTTGGCTGGACGAGTGATGATGATTTCACAATTACGTATAACCAGAATGCAAGTGGTATTGTAGAAAATATCAAACAATCAGGAGGAGAAGGAGTGACAGCAACACTTATTTGGGAAAAAGACAATCCAACAGGTATTAGCGTTTATAAGCAGCAGAAAGAAGGCACAAAAACGATTTATGACCTATCTGGTAAACGTCTTGAAAATTTGCAACATGGTGTAAATATTATCAAAGAAACGAATGGCAAGACACATAAGGTTATTGTAAGATAA
- the tnpC gene encoding IS66 family transposase codes for MKEQVTDISKVLQGMTEEMRLLRATVNQQYAEIIKLNRNINALNLEIRKKDTELINLQERLAKYENPDKNSNNSSTPPSKERIKDEVIRRTRSLRKPSGKKPGGQKGHDGHKLPCSSIPDEIIDEVPNYCTRCGESLSDTERVLDYVTQVISIPELKPVIREIRHYVMVCKNCGERIRTAPRRRSNNVVYDSSVKTLVVYLSVVQFLPYGRIASFLREVFGLTPSEGSLVNWVNEAKRNAQPVIDKIKEYIKSSAVVGFDESGLYCNKRLDWAWIAQTVYYTLLFRANGRGSKVLADKFGDSLERMTAVTDRHSAYFALHFLNHQVCLAHLLRELQYLSELNTEQEWSGKVTNLFREAIHERNTNPNDVIDKVSWIERLDNLLKQNIEGLGKKFITFRKGLVKCRDYIFNFLENPMIPFDNNGSERGIRKLKIKLKNSCAFRSDFGADAFLELHSIVETAKKHDKTPYNAIQALFKV; via the coding sequence ATGAAAGAGCAGGTTACGGATATATCAAAAGTATTACAAGGCATGACGGAAGAGATGCGATTATTGCGTGCAACTGTTAATCAGCAGTATGCCGAGATTATTAAATTGAACCGTAACATAAATGCTCTGAACCTTGAAATTCGCAAGAAAGATACGGAACTTATAAACTTACAGGAACGCTTGGCTAAGTATGAAAATCCTGACAAAAACTCTAATAACAGTAGCACTCCGCCAAGCAAGGAGCGTATAAAGGATGAGGTTATCAGAAGAACGCGAAGCCTCCGTAAGCCAAGTGGTAAGAAGCCGGGAGGACAAAAGGGACATGATGGACACAAGCTGCCTTGCTCTTCCATACCTGACGAGATAATTGATGAGGTACCCAACTATTGTACTCGTTGCGGAGAATCTTTATCAGATACAGAACGTGTGCTTGATTATGTGACGCAGGTTATTTCCATTCCAGAGTTGAAGCCCGTAATCAGGGAAATCCGACACTATGTGATGGTATGCAAGAACTGTGGTGAACGTATTCGGACAGCACCGAGACGGCGGTCAAACAACGTGGTATATGATTCAAGCGTAAAGACCTTAGTGGTTTATCTGAGTGTCGTGCAATTTCTTCCTTACGGTCGTATAGCAAGTTTTTTGCGTGAGGTATTTGGACTCACTCCAAGCGAAGGTTCACTGGTGAACTGGGTAAATGAGGCAAAGAGAAATGCGCAACCTGTGATTGATAAAATTAAAGAATATATCAAGTCATCAGCAGTTGTTGGTTTCGATGAGAGCGGCTTGTACTGTAACAAAAGACTCGACTGGGCATGGATTGCACAGACTGTTTATTACACATTGCTTTTCCGTGCTAATGGAAGAGGGTCGAAGGTATTAGCAGACAAGTTTGGCGATAGCCTGGAACGAATGACTGCCGTTACCGACCGCCATAGCGCATACTTTGCACTCCATTTTCTCAATCACCAGGTTTGTCTTGCACACTTACTCCGCGAACTGCAATATCTCTCAGAGTTGAACACTGAGCAAGAGTGGTCTGGGAAAGTAACCAATCTGTTCCGTGAAGCCATTCACGAGCGGAATACCAATCCGAACGACGTTATAGACAAGGTATCATGGATTGAACGTTTAGACAATCTGCTCAAACAGAATATAGAGGGGCTTGGTAAAAAGTTTATTACGTTCAGAAAAGGCTTGGTCAAATGCAGAGATTACATTTTCAATTTCCTCGAAAATCCGATGATACCATTTGACAATAATGGAAGCGAAAGGGGAATACGCAAGCTAAAAATCAAACTGAAGAACTCCTGTGCTTTTCGTTCAGACTTCGGAGCAGACGCTTTCCTTGAACTTCATTCGATTGTAGAAACAGCTAAGAAGCACGACAAAACTCCATATAATGCGATTCAAGCCTTATTTAAGGTTTGA
- a CDS encoding IS1380 family transposase — MTKVAIKNENITSFGGIYHIMDVFSKLGFEKLTESVLGKRGSRDKAFSHGSIFGSLFFSYLCGGECLEDINVLIGQFKQRPDTLLPSADTVGRGLKELAEKSIVYKSETSDKSYSFNTAQKLNTLLLRMIRRMGLIKVGSHVDLDFDHQFIPAHKFDAKYSYKQDFGYFPGWASIGGIIVGGENRDGNTNVRFHQEDTLRRIMDRVTSELGVVIERFRADCGSFSKEIIQTVEQRCNTFYIRAANCGSRCEDFRQLKEWKSVEVGYERCDVTSVSMDNLIEGKSYRLVIQRSPLKDKDGKQQTDIFGVIYTYRCILTNNWMFTEKDIITFYNERGASEKNFDIQNNDFGWSHLPFSFMAENMVFMMVTAMLKNFYLYLIRNISEKVKPLKKTSRLKAFILHFVSVPAKWVSTGRLNVLNLYTNKNYYSEVFLE; from the coding sequence ATGACAAAGGTAGCAATTAAAAACGAGAATATCACTTCTTTCGGTGGAATTTATCATATTATGGACGTTTTCTCAAAGTTGGGCTTTGAAAAACTTACCGAATCTGTATTGGGTAAACGTGGAAGTAGAGACAAAGCATTCAGCCATGGAAGTATTTTCGGCTCTCTCTTCTTCAGTTACCTTTGTGGTGGAGAATGCCTTGAGGACATCAATGTGCTTATAGGACAGTTCAAGCAGAGACCTGATACGCTATTACCCAGTGCCGACACTGTGGGGCGCGGACTAAAGGAGCTTGCCGAGAAAAGTATTGTCTATAAGAGCGAAACCTCCGACAAGTCGTATAGTTTCAATACGGCACAGAAGTTGAATACCTTACTTTTACGAATGATACGGAGGATGGGGCTTATAAAGGTGGGTAGCCATGTTGACTTAGACTTTGACCACCAGTTTATTCCAGCCCACAAGTTCGATGCAAAGTATTCTTACAAGCAGGATTTTGGCTATTTCCCTGGTTGGGCTTCCATTGGGGGAATCATAGTCGGAGGTGAGAACCGTGACGGAAACACTAATGTGAGATTCCATCAAGAAGACACGCTCCGTCGCATTATGGACCGTGTAACCTCAGAACTTGGTGTGGTAATAGAGCGTTTCCGTGCTGATTGTGGATCGTTTTCAAAGGAAATTATCCAAACCGTAGAGCAGCGCTGCAACACGTTCTATATACGTGCTGCCAACTGTGGCAGCCGATGTGAGGACTTCCGCCAGCTGAAAGAATGGAAGAGTGTTGAGGTTGGTTATGAGAGATGCGATGTCACCTCCGTCAGCATGGACAACTTAATAGAAGGAAAGTCATACAGGCTTGTCATACAGCGTAGTCCTTTGAAAGACAAGGATGGCAAGCAACAGACAGATATCTTCGGAGTAATATACACATACCGCTGTATCCTCACCAATAACTGGATGTTTACCGAGAAAGACATCATTACATTTTATAATGAGCGTGGAGCAAGCGAAAAGAACTTCGACATACAGAACAATGACTTTGGCTGGTCGCATCTGCCCTTTTCCTTTATGGCTGAGAACATGGTTTTCATGATGGTTACCGCCATGCTGAAGAACTTCTATCTCTATCTCATCCGTAATATCAGTGAGAAGGTCAAGCCATTGAAAAAGACAAGCAGGCTGAAAGCCTTTATCCTACATTTTGTCAGCGTGCCAGCAAAATGGGTGAGCACTGGAAGGCTGAATGTTCTGAACCTATATACAAATAAAAACTACTACTCTGAGGTCTTCCTTGAATAA
- a CDS encoding AAA domain-containing protein, translating into MDAKQCMIVDLERRGDKNMFITEQVASIKRVDNGNWIIRFSNSPRIFQYNRARILYLTYGESINLHEKGLYVGNKRITDAVELLKFSDKQHTFYRVTYCNGYSENLDGRNVYVTRTPIDVCGGSTWDYLRKLADETGLLTEDEESILSKQYELIDLKRDNVPLAQYLGNKTKLATYRLPQLVYYPFGCNASQKKAVEAALTHQASIIQGPPGTGKTQTILNIVSNLLVQKKSILVVSNNNSAVENVAEKLEKEGLGFLVAQLGSVRNKERFVELQTGCYPNMEEWHLDNSKEVRKLAKESLTAVSLGFTGRTRLALLKAEYDALITEKKYDEMLKVGVDLDNEWLSTKHSFKIMKLLNLCKMMQEQGISPNLWFCLKWAFLLDFRTYSLLRNNLSVVIERLESAYYVARKFEIEQEIDVIEQQLLSVDVKESAEELRQSSLQILKQEIAKRYGAGRRVIFTRKDIKAKTEEFLKEYPIVLSTTYSAKSCISNDFVFDYIIMDEASQVDIKTGALALSCALNVVIVGDDMQLPNVVSAEEEKALNAIKETYNVDERYNAVTHSFLRSCAEVLKDAPSTLLREHYRCHPKIIQFCNHRFYGGELIAMTKDSGEKDVLQVIRTVKGNHAREHFNQREIDVIVQEVMPLCEDKGSVGIITPYRTQAEAINRALGKYIASTVHKYQGRECDTIIMSMVDNLPTSFSDDKNLLNVAISRAKSQLYIVTSGNEMPEDTNIAQLISYARYNNFAVKDSKIHSVFDLLYQQYTVERLAYQAEHAKVSNYMSENLVYDLLVKVLDELSWKNLSVVCHYPLAKIISDWSLLTSQEKDYAKNALTHIDFLIYNSLTKQPMMAIEVDGWHYHNDKVVQQYRDRLKNQILEKYSLPPYRISTTDTITSEGLKAIFASL; encoded by the coding sequence ATGGATGCTAAACAATGCATGATTGTTGATTTAGAACGACGTGGTGATAAGAATATGTTCATCACAGAGCAAGTTGCTTCTATAAAGAGAGTTGATAATGGAAATTGGATAATTCGCTTTTCAAATTCTCCTCGTATATTTCAATATAATAGAGCACGTATACTTTATCTTACATATGGAGAATCGATTAATCTTCATGAAAAAGGGTTATATGTTGGAAATAAACGTATAACAGATGCTGTGGAATTACTTAAATTTTCAGACAAACAGCACACTTTCTATCGTGTGACATATTGTAATGGATACTCAGAAAATCTTGATGGAAGAAATGTTTATGTGACACGTACACCAATTGACGTATGTGGTGGCTCAACATGGGATTATCTGCGAAAACTAGCTGACGAAACTGGTTTGCTAACAGAAGATGAGGAGAGTATTCTTTCCAAGCAGTATGAACTTATTGATTTGAAAAGAGATAATGTACCACTGGCTCAGTACTTAGGTAATAAAACTAAGTTGGCTACTTATCGGTTGCCACAATTGGTATATTATCCTTTTGGTTGTAATGCAAGTCAGAAGAAGGCTGTTGAAGCAGCTTTGACACATCAGGCAAGTATTATACAAGGTCCTCCAGGAACAGGGAAAACACAAACCATTCTTAATATTGTATCTAATTTGTTAGTACAGAAAAAGTCAATTCTTGTTGTTTCTAATAACAACTCTGCCGTTGAAAATGTTGCAGAAAAGTTAGAAAAAGAAGGATTAGGATTTCTGGTAGCCCAACTGGGAAGTGTAAGGAATAAGGAAAGATTCGTAGAGCTTCAGACTGGTTGTTATCCTAATATGGAGGAATGGCATTTAGATAACTCAAAAGAAGTTAGAAAGTTAGCTAAAGAGTCGCTTACTGCTGTTTCTTTGGGCTTTACTGGTCGAACAAGATTGGCACTATTAAAAGCTGAATACGATGCACTCATTACAGAGAAGAAGTATGACGAAATGCTAAAAGTGGGTGTTGATTTAGATAATGAATGGCTTAGTACAAAGCATTCATTTAAAATAATGAAGTTACTTAATCTTTGTAAAATGATGCAAGAACAAGGGATATCTCCAAATCTGTGGTTCTGTTTAAAGTGGGCATTTTTATTAGATTTTCGTACATATTCATTGCTTAGAAATAATCTTTCAGTTGTAATAGAGCGGTTGGAAAGTGCTTATTATGTAGCCAGAAAGTTTGAGATAGAACAGGAAATAGATGTAATTGAACAGCAATTGTTGTCTGTAGATGTTAAAGAAAGTGCGGAAGAACTGCGACAGTCTTCACTTCAGATCTTAAAACAAGAGATTGCTAAACGTTATGGTGCTGGAAGAAGAGTTATATTTACAAGAAAGGATATAAAGGCAAAAACGGAAGAGTTCCTAAAGGAGTATCCTATAGTTCTCAGTACGACTTATTCTGCTAAGAGTTGTATCAGTAATGATTTTGTTTTTGATTACATTATCATGGACGAAGCATCTCAGGTGGATATAAAAACGGGTGCACTTGCCCTGTCATGCGCTTTGAACGTTGTTATAGTGGGTGATGATATGCAATTACCTAATGTCGTAAGTGCAGAGGAGGAAAAGGCGCTTAACGCTATTAAGGAAACATATAATGTAGATGAACGATATAATGCTGTAACACATAGCTTTTTGAGATCATGTGCAGAAGTGTTGAAAGATGCTCCAAGTACTCTTTTACGTGAACATTACCGTTGTCATCCAAAGATAATTCAGTTTTGCAATCATCGTTTTTATGGGGGAGAACTTATTGCTATGACTAAGGATTCTGGAGAAAAAGATGTTCTGCAAGTAATTCGAACTGTAAAAGGAAATCATGCACGAGAGCATTTCAATCAGCGTGAGATAGATGTGATAGTACAGGAAGTTATGCCATTATGTGAAGATAAAGGCTCTGTAGGAATAATAACTCCTTATCGGACACAAGCTGAGGCAATTAATCGTGCGTTAGGAAAGTATATTGCAAGTACTGTACATAAATATCAAGGTCGCGAGTGTGATACTATTATCATGAGTATGGTTGATAACTTGCCGACTTCTTTCTCAGATGATAAGAATCTTCTAAATGTGGCTATTTCACGTGCTAAAAGTCAACTTTACATAGTAACCTCTGGTAATGAAATGCCAGAAGATACGAATATTGCACAGTTAATATCCTATGCAAGGTATAACAATTTTGCAGTTAAAGATAGTAAGATACATTCGGTCTTTGATTTACTATACCAACAGTACACTGTAGAACGACTAGCATATCAGGCAGAACATGCTAAGGTTTCTAATTATATGTCTGAAAATCTTGTATATGATTTACTTGTTAAAGTCCTTGATGAGTTAAGTTGGAAGAATCTTTCGGTAGTGTGTCATTATCCTCTGGCTAAAATAATATCTGATTGGTCGTTATTAACGAGTCAAGAAAAGGATTACGCAAAAAATGCTCTGACACACATTGACTTTCTTATTTATAATTCTCTGACAAAACAGCCTATGATGGCGATTGAGGTGGATGGGTGGCATTATCATAATGATAAAGTCGTACAGCAATATAGAGATAGGCTCAAAAATCAAATACTGGAAAAGTATTCCCTACCTCCTTATCGTATTTCTACAACTGATACTATTACTTCAGAAGGTTTGAAGGCGATTTTTGCTTCTCTTTAA